TTCCAGGTCCTCGGGCGAGAACGTTTTGGGCTTGCCGTTTTCGTCTTTGCCCAGGTCAAAATCGTAATAGAAGCCGTCTTCGATGGGCGGACCAATAGCCAGAAGGGCTTCCGGGTAATGTTCGCGCACGGCCTCGGCCATGACGTGGGCGGCTGAATGACGGATGCGGTACAACTCTGATTGTTCGTAAGGGACTGCTTGTGTTGACATGATCTTCTCCAATTTCGGATTTTGGATTGCGGCTTTGGTTTGCTGCGCAATCGGCAATAAAAAAGCGCCACAGCCCGTATTGGGGCGATGGCGCTCGCGGTTCCACCCAAATTTAGTGCCCAGTGTTCCGTGTTCAGTGTTCTCCTAAACTGGATACTGAATACTGATAACTGGTTACTCTTGTAACGGCCGTTAACGGAGCCAACCGTATCCCCTTAATAAAGTAAAATTGAGGCAGACTCAAAAGTCTGCCTCTAAAGAGCAAACAGATAGTTTGCCCAAACTTGTTCAGAGGATCACTCACGGGGGGTTTTTGTCGCCTGTTAGGGATGAGGGCTTACAGCCTATGGCCCTTCAATCTCTGGCCGCAACCCGGCGATTACTCGTCCCGATCATCGTTTTGTGTTGGTAATGATGTATGATGATTATAAAACAGCCGTCAGAGATGTCAAGTTGAAGATGGGGAGAGGGGGAAGACAGACGGCATACGGACTTCGGTTTACGGCCGTTAATCTTATTCCGGCAGCGTGATGGTGACGGCCGTTTGCAAAACAACATGGTCGGCAACGGCCGTTCCCACCTCATCCACTAGCAGCAGCCGTTCACCGGTTATCGGGTTGTATAAGCCCACTTCTAACGTGTAGACGCCGGCCGGTGTGTGGGCGGCCACCGGGATGGCATACTTGTCTACAATCACTTCGTCCGGTCGCCAGGTGGAGGTGGGGCGACGGCCGTTCACCGGCTCGTTGTCTTGCTGCCCCCACAAAAAGTTGCCTGTTTCCGCGTTGTACACGTCACCCAACAGATGTGTAAAGACCTTGTACTGCCCGGTGATGGGCTGGTCGGTTTGCCAATACAATGTCAGGTCAACTGCGCCGCCGGGCACGGCCGTTGTCGTTTCTACATCATAACCCACCAGGCTGATGCCGTTGGCAAAGGGCGCGTCTAAGGGGTGGCTAATCGTCACATCTGCCGGGTCCACAAAGCCCAGGTTGCGCTGTTGTATAGTGATGTGGGCAAACCGCTCCATATCCCCACCGCAGTTCAGCATATAAAACGAATAATGTCCCGACGGCATTTCCAGTGGCAGCGTAAATAGCGCTTCTTTGCGAATCAGGCCGGTTTCGGAGGTGGCGTCATCCGGCGTCAGGCGCGTCAGGCCATCGGCCCAGGAACGGCCGGTGCGGTCAATCAGGCCAATTTCCATGGTGTGGCTCTCGTCGGCCACGCGCCAATCGCGGTAAAAGTAAAAACCCATGCGGATGGTGTCGCCGCTGCGATAAGTTCCAGACGGCAGATCGTAACCGATGAAGTGCATGGCTGTCTTGACTACCGCAAAGGTCTCGAATTGGGGCGCCGCGCCGGCAGCGACAACCCGCGCCGTTTCGGCCCGCTCTGGTGTGCGGGCGTAAAAGCGCAGCGCCTTGTCACCAAAATTGTATTCAGACACGGCCACCGCCTGTTCTGCCAGCCACGCCGGCACATATCCCTGGGGGTCGGTCACGCCGCCATACGGGGTGATGGCTAACCAGACGCCTTCACTGTCTTGCCAGATGGGCGCCAGGTAGTTGACGGCCGTTTCCGGGGTCATCTGCCACAGGTGGGGCAGCCCGGCCCACGCGCCGGGATAATGGTAGGCAAAAATCGGCCAGTCGGGGTCGCTGTACAGGATGACGGCGTCGTTTTCATGGGCGTAAGCGCGCAAGGTGGCGGCCAGTGATTTGTAATCGTCCAGGCGGATACGGCCGTCGTAATAGCCGCGCATCCCCACCAGCGACACGCCCACCACCGCCGCGCCCAGAGCGGCAGCCAGCGGCCAGCGACGGCCGCTGCCCAGCCGCCCCAATCCCCAGGCCAGCAAAATCACGTAATAGCCGGTGAAAATAACCAGATAGCGTGGATCAAACGGCGGCGCATACGCCCCCACCTTGGGCAGAGTCACATAAACGACGACGCCCAGCGGAATGAGCAGCCCGCTGAGAAACAGTGTCACATCGCGGGCCATACGCCAGCGCCCCATGCGCCCATCGTGACGGGCGTGGTGGACGAGGGTGAAAACGGCCGTGCCAAACACCGCCAGCACCGGCAGCGTCAGCCGGGCATACAACTCCACATTCAACGGAATACCCGTCACCAACACCGTCCAATAAATCTTCAGGAAGTCCGCCACAGCAATCGGCGTTGCCGACGATGTGCTGAGGAAACCGGGCAGGGCATAAACCAGCCATGCCCCCACAATGAGCAAAATCACCAACTGCGCCGCGCCCCAGGCCCACAAGGTTTTGCGTCGCTGGCGCGCGCGCCACAGCACCCACAACCAGGCCAGGTTAATCGCCAGCGGGATCGGGAAAAAGAGGTAGAGAGTCAGCAGTCCGGCCGTCATGCAGCCGCTGTACAACACATAATCGGCCAGCTTGCCGCGTTCCCAGACGCGCCGCGCCGCCCACGTGCCCAGCGCCGCCAGGAACCCGGCCAGGGCATACATCCGTATCTCCTGCGACCAGACAATGTGGAAACGGCTGGTCGCCAGGAACAGCGCCGCCAGCAAACCCACCCGCCAGCCGCCCACCGACCGCCCCAACAGGTAAACGGCGGCAATCGTCAGGCTGCCGAAAACGACTGACAGCGACCGCAGCGCAAATTCACTGTCGCCGCTGGCGGCGCGCCACAAGTGCAGCAGCCCGAAGTAAAGCGGCGGATGCACATCGTGGCCGGTCTGGTAAACAATAGCGGCCAGAGATTGGCGGGCAACCCATATTGACCAGCCTTCGTCCCACCACAGAGCGCGGTCGCCGACGCGATGCAGGCGCAGGGCAAAGGATAACAACAGAATACCCACCATCAGCCAGCGCCAGGCTTGCGGATGCTGCCAGAGTGTGCGAATGTGGTGGAGCGGCTCCAGTTTCATAGGATGGTATTAAATACCAACCGGCATGATTCGTCAAAGCCACATATGCAAGGGATTGGAGAAGATGATGTTTCATTAATTGAAACATACCCTTTTCCGGCATGGTTCATTCCAGGCGATATTGTGCTTTACAAATTTGGCAAGCGCGTCATGCTGAGGTCCCCGAAGCATCCCCCTCCTCTGGCGGGAGCGGGATGCTTCGCTCCGAAGACTCCGCTCAGCATGACAACGCAGCGCAAATTTGTAAAGAAGATGTCTTGCTTGATGAACCATGCCCCCTTTCCGAATCGTTCTTTGGGCGATTGGGAAAATCGCCCTACAATTACCTGACAAAACTGTTTTATAGTGGCAAAGGTCATCATCTGACACTTTTGTCACTTTGTCAGATGTTGCCTTGTCAGGTATAGACAGCGATAACGAGGTTACACAGGAT
This DNA window, taken from Candidatus Leptovillus gracilis, encodes the following:
- a CDS encoding glycosyltransferase family 39 protein → MKLEPLHHIRTLWQHPQAWRWLMVGILLLSFALRLHRVGDRALWWDEGWSIWVARQSLAAIVYQTGHDVHPPLYFGLLHLWRAASGDSEFALRSLSVVFGSLTIAAVYLLGRSVGGWRVGLLAALFLATSRFHIVWSQEIRMYALAGFLAALGTWAARRVWERGKLADYVLYSGCMTAGLLTLYLFFPIPLAINLAWLWVLWRARQRRKTLWAWGAAQLVILLIVGAWLVYALPGFLSTSSATPIAVADFLKIYWTVLVTGIPLNVELYARLTLPVLAVFGTAVFTLVHHARHDGRMGRWRMARDVTLFLSGLLIPLGVVVYVTLPKVGAYAPPFDPRYLVIFTGYYVILLAWGLGRLGSGRRWPLAAALGAAVVGVSLVGMRGYYDGRIRLDDYKSLAATLRAYAHENDAVILYSDPDWPIFAYHYPGAWAGLPHLWQMTPETAVNYLAPIWQDSEGVWLAITPYGGVTDPQGYVPAWLAEQAVAVSEYNFGDKALRFYARTPERAETARVVAAGAAPQFETFAVVKTAMHFIGYDLPSGTYRSGDTIRMGFYFYRDWRVADESHTMEIGLIDRTGRSWADGLTRLTPDDATSETGLIRKEALFTLPLEMPSGHYSFYMLNCGGDMERFAHITIQQRNLGFVDPADVTISHPLDAPFANGISLVGYDVETTTAVPGGAVDLTLYWQTDQPITGQYKVFTHLLGDVYNAETGNFLWGQQDNEPVNGRRPTSTWRPDEVIVDKYAIPVAAHTPAGVYTLEVGLYNPITGERLLLVDEVGTAVADHVVLQTAVTITLPE